From the Hevea brasiliensis isolate MT/VB/25A 57/8 chromosome 15, ASM3005281v1, whole genome shotgun sequence genome, one window contains:
- the LOC110634113 gene encoding receptor-like protein EIX2 — MLMKIPMSATSLTLAFPWFLFAATVFSLGLCHGSFNAGCIESEREALLQLKLGLKDPSNRLSSWDRDADCCEWPGVICDNLTNHVLELHLRSLSVVEYYASNAKGDYDEYWERSTFRGKISQSLLNLKHLKYLDLSNNNFEGVHIPKFLGSMQSLRYLNFSGAGFGGMIPHQIGNLSNLQYLNLEGGYYYYYHEIYVENLDWLSSLSSLEFLDLSYVNLSKALDWLDAMNKLPSLVELHLSLCSLSHKVPSNINFSSLAILDLSGNSFGESSVSSWIFHIPTLTSLDLSYNNFFGPIPVQLQNITSLKELDMSHNNFNSSMAFWLHGLPRLELLRLSYNFELLDGIPSAIGNFTSLNSLDLTHCNFQGAIPSAIGNLTSLNNLDLSGNQLEGGIPSVIGNLTTLNKLRLSFNKLEGGIPASFKNLCKLRSLDLVSNNLSQEINEVFEILFGCVSNGIEVLSLSNCQLSGHLNNLLGQFKNLDSLDLSDNSIAHQIPATLGVLTSLTSLRLSNNKLNGSLPIGFGALENLVDVDISHNSLEGEVSEIHFANLTNLTYFDASHNQLILRVNPHWIPPFQLVEKMSLRSWDVGPQLPRWLRSLKELVFLDLSNSKISGTLPVWFSDWSLRLSNLNLSHNQLHGKIPYLSTTDYSLSSIDLSSNKFNGPLPNVSSYWIDLSDNLLSGSLFTFLCHRTHDVLTMLLNFGKNHLSGEIPDCWMNWEYLAVLKLNDNYFSGKIPSSIGMLSRLGYLNLRNNTLFGEIPLSLEHCEELMVLELDENSLGGNISTWLENQNYSQMVILNLRGNQFHGHMPIELCRMTHLQILDLANNNLNGTIPTCINNFSAMVNESYVGMGEQGRILLNFVDLVFSDSSSIMTKGEMIEYSTNLNFVRSMDLSNNELSGVIPEEITKLKALHSLNLSHNLLSGRIPEEIGNMKALESLDFSQNQLFGEIPLSMSSLTFLSRLNLSNNKLSGIIPSGTQLQGFDPSTFSGNKLCGLPLIKNCNVDGDMPPIGIERGEDDKGSESFAWFYFYVSIAPGFVVGFWAVMGPLVFNRRWRHLYFNFLDNLWDKFMAWYYVNVARFVKGHGL; from the coding sequence ATGCTCATGAAAATACCAATGAGTGCTACTTCTTTAACACTTGCTTTCCCTTGGTTTCTCTTTGCAGCAACTGTTTTTAGCCTTGGCCTTTGTCATGGAAGCTTTAATGCTGGCTGTATTGAAAGTGAGAGAGAAGCTCTTTTACAGTTAAAGCTTGGCCTTAAAGATCCTTCTAACCGGCTTTCTTCTTGGGATCGTGATGCGGATTGCTGTGAATGGCCTGGAGTCATCTGTGATAATCTCACCAACCATGTTCTTGAGCTCCATCTTAGAAGTCTTTCTGTGGTAGAGTATTATGCCTCTAATGCCAAAGGTGACTATGATGAATATTGGGAGAGGTCGACATTCAGAGGTAAGATTAGTCAATCTTTACTCAACTTGAAGCATTTGAAGTATCTAGACCTAAGCAACAATAATTTTGAAGGAGTTCACATTCCCAAATTCCTTGGCTCTATGCAGAGTTTAAGATACCTTAACTTCTCCGGAGCAGGATTTGGAGGAATGATTCCTCATCAAATCGGAAATCTTTCAAATTTGCAATATCTAAATCTCGAAggtggttattattattattatcatgagATATATGTTGAGAATTTAGATTGGCTCTCTAGTCTCTCATCATTAGAATTCCTTGACTTGAGTTATGTGAATCTTAGTAAAGCCTTGGATTGGTTGGATGCGATGAACAAACTCCCCTCTCTGGTAGAGTTACACTTGTCACTCTGTTCACTAAGTCATAAGGTTCCTTCCAACATCAACTTTTCATCGCTTGCCATCCTTGATTTGTCAGGAAATAGTTTTGGTGAATCTTCTGTGTCCAGTTGGATTTTTCACATTCCAACTTTGACTTCTCTTGATCTttcatataataatttttttggaCCAATCCCTGTTCAACTTCAAAATATAACTTCACTTAAGGAGCTTGATATGtctcataataattttaattcttcaatGGCCTTTTGGTTACATGGTCTTCCCCGGCTTGAGCTTCTTCGCCTTTCCTATAATTTTGAGTTGCTTGATGGAATTCCAAGTGCCATTGGAAATTTTACCTCCCTCAACAGTCTCGACTTGACACACTGCAATTTTCAAGGAGCAATTCCTAGTGCCATTGGAAACTTGACTTCCCTCAACAACCTTGACTTGTCAGGCAACCAACTTGAAGGAGGAATTCCAAGTGTCATTGGAAACTTGACTACCCTCAACAAACTTCGCTTGTCATTCAATAAACTTGAAGGAGGAATTCcggcatcattcaaaaatctttgCAAGTTGAGGTCACTCGATTTGGTCAGCAACAATCTAAGCCAAGAGATAAATGAGGTATTTGAAATTCTATTTGGATGTGTTTCAAATGGGATAGAGGTGTTGTCTTTATCTAATTGTCAATTATCAGGTCATTTAAATAATCTTCTTGGACAATTCAAGAATCTGGATTCTCTCGATCTTTCCGATAATTCGATTGCTCACCAAATTCCGGCCACTTTGGGTGTGTTGACTTCCTTGACGTCTCTACGCCTTTCCAATAACAAACTGAATGGAAGTCTCCCCATAGGTTTTGGAGCCCTTGAAAATTTAGTAGATGTAGATATTTCTCATAATTCATTAGAGGGTGAAGTTTCCGAAATTCACTTTGCAAACCTTACAAATCTGACATATTTTGATGCCTCTCATAACCAACTGATTTTAAGAGTCAATCCTCATTGGATTCCACCTTTTCAACTTGTTGAAAAAATGTCTTTGCGATCTTGGGATGTTGGACCTCAACTTCCTAGATGGCTCCGTTCACTGAAGGAGTTAGTCTTTCTAGACttgtcaaactcaaaaatttcaggTACCCTTCCTGTTTGGTTCAGTGATTGGTCTTTAAGACTTTCTAATCTTAATTTATCTCATAACCAATTGCATGGCAAGATTCCATATTTGTCCACTACTGATTATAGTTTGTCCTCCATCGACTTGAGTTCAAATAAATTCAACGGCCCATTGCCTAATGTATCTTCCTATTGGATAGATCTTTCCGATAATTTACTCTCTGGATCATTATTCACCTTTCTATGTCATAGAACGCATGATGTGCTCACTATGCTGCTTAACTTTGGAAAAAATCATCTATCCGGAGAGATACCTGATTGTTGGATGAATTGGGAATATTTAGcagttttaaaattaaatgacaaCTATTTCAGTGGAAAAATTCCTAGTTCCATAGGGATGCTAAGTCGCCTCGGGTACTTAAATCTTCGCAACAATACTCTCTTTGGTGAAATACCATTGTCTCTTGAACATTGCGAAGAATTGATGGTACTTGAATTGGATGAAAATAGTTTGGGGGGAAATATTTCAACATGGCTGgagaatcaaaattattcacagatGGTTATTCTTAATCTTCGTGGGAACCAATTTCATGGTCACATGCCTATAGAGCTTTGCCGCATGACTCATTTGCAAATCTTGGATCTTGCTAATAACAACCTCAATGGTACCATACCAACATGTATCAATAACTTCAGTGCAATGGTAAATGAAAGTTATGTTGGTATGGGAGAGCAAGGTCGGATTCTCCTTAATTTTGTTGATTTGGTGTTTTCTGATAGTTCCTCAATTATGACAAAGGGAGAAATGATTGAATATTCCACCAATCTGAATTTCGTTAGAAGTATGGACCTCTCAAATAATGAATTATCAGGAGTTATTCCTGAAGAAATAACAAAGCTTAAGGCATTGCATTCATTGAATTTGTCACATAATCTTTTGAGTGGAAGAATTCCAGAGGAAATAGGAAATATGAAAGCATTAGAATCTCTTGATTTTTCTCAGAATCAACTTTTTGGAGAAATTCCTCTAAGTATGTCAAGCTTGACATTTTTGAGTAGATTGAATTTATCCAACAACAAGTTATCAGGAATAATACCTTCAGGCACTCAATTGCAAGGCTTTGATCCATCTACTTTCAGCGGCAACAAACTTTGTGGCCTTCCACTCATCAAGAACTGCAATGTTGATGGTGATATGCCTCCTATTGGGATAGAAAGAGGAGAAGATGACAAAGGGTCTGAATCATTTGCTTGGTTCTATTTCTATGTGAGCATTGCACCAGGATTTGTGGTAGGATTTTGGGCAGTAATGGGTCCTTTAGTGTTTAATAGAAGATGGAGGCATTTATATTTCAATTTTCTAGATAATTTGTGGGACAAATTTATGGCGTGGTATTATGTAAATGTTGCTAGATTTGTGAAAGGTCATGGTTTATAG